The genome window TTCGGGTATTTTGGAAGCGGCCAAAGAAGCGAAACGCTATGCCATCGGCGTAGACTTAAATCAGGATAATGACCAGCCCGGCCATGTTTTGACCTCAATGGTAAAAAGAGTCGACAACGCCTGCTATCTGGTTATTGAATCAGTGGTTAAGGGAACCTTTGAAGGCGGCAGCACCCAATATCTCAGCCTGAAAGAGGGCGGCGTCAGCTTAACCGATTTTTCGGTAATCAAAGCAGCCCTGGGCGATAAGTTCCCGCAGGACATCGTTGATAAGTGTAAAGAATTGGAACAAAAGATCATTTCCGGAGAAATTAAAGTTCAAAATTACGAAGGCTTTGGCCCGAAATAAAGCGTAAAAAAAGCTGCCGCACGGGGGTGGTACCGACCAGTCGGTAAAGTCATCCTGCGCGGCAGCTTATTTTTTGGAACAAAAGAGAAAAGGTTACAGTTCAGGCAAGCTCCCGATAATCTGCCGATATTTCGGTGAATTATGAGTATGGGCGGTAAGCATAAATATCCGTGTGTCTGAACCCGACCGGCAAATGAGGGAAAAGATGAGCGAATACATTGTAGAAATGAATAATATTGTAAAATCGTTCGGTGAGGTGCGGGCGGTGCGGCATGGCGAGTTTACTCTGGAAAAGGGCGAAATTCACTCTCTGATCGGAGAAAACGGAGCCGGCAAGTCAACGATGATGAAGCTGCTGTACGGGATGTATCCGATTGATGACGGAGAAATTATCGTCCGCGGCAAAATGATGCCGAAGCTGGAGCCAAGACTGGCGATTCAGCTGGGTATCGGTATGGTGCATCAGGAGTTTGTACTGGTTAACGATCTAACGGTTTTGGAAAATATTATTTTAGGCTTTGAGCCGAAAAAAGGTTTTACCATCGACTTTGACCGGGCCAGAAAAGACGTGAAGCGTTATATTGAGCAGTATAATATGGAGATTCAGCTGGATAAAAAGGTGGGTCAGATTTCCGTCGGCGAAGCGCAGCGGGTAGAGATTATCAAGACACTGATGCGGGGAGCGGAGGTCATTATTTTAGACGAGCCGACGGCGGTGCTGACGCCGCAGGAAACCAGAAAGCTGTTTGAAATCCTCCAGAATTTAAAGGAAGAAAAAAAATCAATTGTATTTATTTCGCATAAATTAAATGAAGTCATGGAAATCTCCGACCGGATCAGCGTCATGCGTCAGGGCAATTATATTCGGACCGTGCCGAAGGCAGAAACCAATCCGCTGGCGCTGACTAAGGATATGATTGGCCGCGAAGTTTTCCTCAATATTGAAAAGGATTATGACCGGCCCGGCGAAAAGATTTTGGAAGTCAAAGATGTCTGGGTGCCGAGCCAAAAGGAATCCTCTAAAATCAGAGGATTGTCCTTGTCCGTAAAGGAAGGGGAAATTGTCGGCATTGCCGGTATTGACGGCAACGGTCAATCGGAACTGATTGAAGCGATTACGGGCTTACGCCGGACGGAAAAAGGGCAGGTGCTGTTAAACGGCCGGGACGTGACGAATAAAAGTCCCAAAGAAGTGCGGCAGGCAGGTTTGGCGCATATTCCCGAGGACCGCAATGTTCGCGGGCTGAACCGGGAGATGAGCATAGAGGATAATCTGGTGGCGGTGGAAATCGATCAGCCCCGTTTTTCCAAAGGCCTTTTAAGAAATGAGCAGGCCCAGGCTGAACACGCCGGGCAGCTGGTCGGGCAGTTTGACATTCGGCCGGCCGACTATAAACTGGCGGCCTCGTCATTATCGGGCGGCAATGCCCAAAAAGTAGTCGTTGCCCGGGAAGTATCAATGAAGAAAAAACTGCTGGTTGCCTCCCAGCCGACGCGGGGGATTGACGTCGGAGCCATTGAGATTATCCGCTCCGCTTTGGAAAAAGCCAAAAAAGAAGGGGCGGGAGTGCTTCTGGTATCGGCCGAACTGGAAGAAATTATTTCTTTGTCGGATCGGATTTTAGTGATGCATGAAGGCCGGATTACCGGCGAAATGCCGGCGCAGGAAGCCAATGAAAATAACTTGGGCCTGTTGATGATGGGAGCAAAAGTGCAGGAAGGAGAGCAAAGTCATGAATCAATCCGTTAGGGCAGTTGTAAAAATAGGCTTGACTCTTTGCCTGGTGCTGGCCATCGGCGCGGTCTTTATTTTGGCGATCGGGGAAAATCCGGTCAGCGCTTATCGGGCGGTGTTAAAAGGTGCATTCGGTACCCGGCTGGGTCTGGGCAATACGATTGCCGGCTTTACACCTTTGCTTTTGACTTCCACGGCTTTTGCGGTGGCAGCCAAAGCCGGTGCCTTTAACGTCGGTGTCGAAGGCGAGGTTTGTCTGGGCGGGATTGCAGCCGCTTATATCGGCATTAACTGGGGCTTTTTACCGAAGCCGTTACTGCTCTTGGCCTGTTTTTTGGGCGCGATGGTGGTGGCCGGATTGTGGGCCTGCATCCCGGCTTTTTTAAGAGCATATTATGATGTTTCGGAGGTCTGCGTCACGATTTTGATGAATACGGTTGCCCTTTATATCGCCTCTTATCTGGTCAGCGGGCCGATGAGCGCCGGAACGGCCAATCCGCAGTCGCATCCCGTGCTGGTAACGATACCCAAGATTATGAAGCCGTCGTCGGCTAATGCCGGTATTTTTTTGGCGGCGGTCGTGGTCGGGCTGGTGGTGTTTATGCTGTATAAAACCAAGTGGGGCTACAAAATCCGAACGGTCGGCACCAATCCCTATCATGCCGATTATGTCGGGATTTCTTCAAAAAGAGTATTTATCCAGGCCATGATTTTATCCGGGATGCTGGGCGGAATGGCCGGCTGCATTGAGGTGCTGGGTGTGCATGGTTATTATTTGGATAACTTTGCCCGGGACTTGGGTACCAACGGCATGCTGGCGGCGTTAATTGTTAAATCCAATCTGATTTTCACGCCCTTTATGGCATTCTTTTTGGGAGCGCTTAAATCAGGAGCAATGGCCATGCAGCAGTCAACCGGCGTACCGAAATCAATTGTGGATACGATTTCTGCCGTTTTTATCATTGTGGCAACAATGGAGCTGCTGTTCCAGTGGAAAGCAAGATCCTCATTTCTTTCTAAATTAAAAAAGACGCAGCCGCAGACAGGAGCGGAACAAACCGAAGGAGGGAGCGAAAATAATGGAAAATCTGGCGAAAATCTTTAATCTTTCTTTGATTTACGCAACCTTTCGGGCGTCAACGCCGATTATTTACGCGGCGCTGTGCGCGGCTATCACGCAGCAGGCCAATATTTTAAATATCGGCACCGAAGGCATCATGCTGATAGGAGCGTTTACGGCCGTGGCGGTCAGCTTTTTTACCGGCAGCTGGATAGCCGGAGTTTTGGTGGCGATGTTGGCCGGCGGGCTGATTGCAATGATTATGGCGGTTGGACATATTCGCTATAATTCCGAGATTTGTGCGATTGGCATGGGCATTAACCTGTTGGCTATTGCCGTGACCAAGTTTTTGATGCAGGTTATTTTTAAGACCAACGGAACCTTTTCCAATCCGTCGATTGTACCGATTCCGCGGATTTCCGTACCGTTTTTAAAAAACATTCCAGTGATTGGCGAGATTTTAAATGATTGGAGTCTAACGGAATGGTTTGTCCTGGCATTCATTATCTTTCTTCAATTTTTATTTTATAAAACCGTTTGGGGACTGCGGCTGCGGGCAGTCGGCAAGCTCCCGATAGCGGCCCAGACGGCCGGCATTCATGTCAATGCCGTCAAATATCAGGCCATGTTTATTTCCGGAATTATCGGCGGCCTGGCCGGTGCACATTTATCGCTGGGTTACAGCCGGCAGTTTGTGGAAAATATGACAAGTAGCCGCGGTTTTATGGGCGTGGCAGCCATGTATTTCGGCGGCGGCGATCCGGTGCTGACGGCGGTGGGTTGTCTGCTGTTTGGCTTTGCTGATTCCATCGGCGCCCGCTTGCAGGCCTATGGTTTTCCGGCTCAGTTTGTCCTGATGATGCCGTATCTGGTTACGGTTTTAGTGCTGGCGGTGTCAATGTTTATTAAGATTAAAACTCATAAGAAAAAGGAGTCGTCGCTGATGACGAATTGATAACTCAATTTTCCTCGGGCGGGCGTTCTTGCCCTGGTCGAAACGCTATGCGTTTCTGCCCGGGTGGGCGACCTACCCTGATCGAAAGCTTCGCTTTCTGCCCGGGCG of Lachnospiraceae bacterium oral taxon 500 contains these proteins:
- a CDS encoding ABC transporter ATP-binding protein encodes the protein MSEYIVEMNNIVKSFGEVRAVRHGEFTLEKGEIHSLIGENGAGKSTMMKLLYGMYPIDDGEIIVRGKMMPKLEPRLAIQLGIGMVHQEFVLVNDLTVLENIILGFEPKKGFTIDFDRARKDVKRYIEQYNMEIQLDKKVGQISVGEAQRVEIIKTLMRGAEVIILDEPTAVLTPQETRKLFEILQNLKEEKKSIVFISHKLNEVMEISDRISVMRQGNYIRTVPKAETNPLALTKDMIGREVFLNIEKDYDRPGEKILEVKDVWVPSQKESSKIRGLSLSVKEGEIVGIAGIDGNGQSELIEAITGLRRTEKGQVLLNGRDVTNKSPKEVRQAGLAHIPEDRNVRGLNREMSIEDNLVAVEIDQPRFSKGLLRNEQAQAEHAGQLVGQFDIRPADYKLAASSLSGGNAQKVVVAREVSMKKKLLVASQPTRGIDVGAIEIIRSALEKAKKEGAGVLLVSAELEEIISLSDRILVMHEGRITGEMPAQEANENNLGLLMMGAKVQEGEQSHESIR
- a CDS encoding ABC transporter permease — protein: MNQSVRAVVKIGLTLCLVLAIGAVFILAIGENPVSAYRAVLKGAFGTRLGLGNTIAGFTPLLLTSTAFAVAAKAGAFNVGVEGEVCLGGIAAAYIGINWGFLPKPLLLLACFLGAMVVAGLWACIPAFLRAYYDVSEVCVTILMNTVALYIASYLVSGPMSAGTANPQSHPVLVTIPKIMKPSSANAGIFLAAVVVGLVVFMLYKTKWGYKIRTVGTNPYHADYVGISSKRVFIQAMILSGMLGGMAGCIEVLGVHGYYLDNFARDLGTNGMLAALIVKSNLIFTPFMAFFLGALKSGAMAMQQSTGVPKSIVDTISAVFIIVATMELLFQWKARSSFLSKLKKTQPQTGAEQTEGGSENNGKSGENL
- a CDS encoding ABC transporter permease produces the protein MENLAKIFNLSLIYATFRASTPIIYAALCAAITQQANILNIGTEGIMLIGAFTAVAVSFFTGSWIAGVLVAMLAGGLIAMIMAVGHIRYNSEICAIGMGINLLAIAVTKFLMQVIFKTNGTFSNPSIVPIPRISVPFLKNIPVIGEILNDWSLTEWFVLAFIIFLQFLFYKTVWGLRLRAVGKLPIAAQTAGIHVNAVKYQAMFISGIIGGLAGAHLSLGYSRQFVENMTSSRGFMGVAAMYFGGGDPVLTAVGCLLFGFADSIGARLQAYGFPAQFVLMMPYLVTVLVLAVSMFIKIKTHKKKESSLMTN